A stretch of DNA from Oreochromis aureus strain Israel breed Guangdong linkage group 23, ZZ_aureus, whole genome shotgun sequence:
agacagtcCACCATGATCAGTGCTTTGAGACTATGAAAAGAACATTATCAAAGAAAAATGTTATGGCAAACACAATAACCCACTATCTCTGGAATCTCGTTCAGAGTGTCACCTTGTAATATGGTTCGATCAGAGACATGAGATCATGGCATATTAAATAACTTTATTCATCGCTGCCACATGTTAAGCATGCACCCTGAGAGGATATGGTTCTGAAATTGGTACAAGTAGTAAATAGTATTAATATGATttagttaaatatatatttctctAATTCAGCATCTTTTACATCAAAGTTTTAAAgtcattaacacaataaaatattatattaacCATTGAGTAGAAGCAGATAATACAAAGTCACATGGACACAGAATTGGATGAAATCTCTCATTTGTGGATCAACACTGCCCTCTAGTTGGCACAATAATTCACTCAATACAGTGTGTTGTTGTCTTGAACAGGTACATATACTACCACAGTAAATTTCAACAGTGTGAAGCAAGGGTACTACATGCTTTACTTTTACAACATAGCTAGTCGCACACTGGCAGTAATAACAAGATGTTAACACGGGTGAATTTATTGCGAACAGAAACAACGAAATACAACGCTCACAAGGTGAACTACTTTCATGACTAATTTTTCCCCTCCAACAAGGGACAAGGGGAGACTGAGACAGAAAACACACTGAGGGATGATTAGAGAAGTGAAAACAAATGGGGCAGAGCAGGAACAAATGAGACCTAACGAGACCAGGAAGCAATACTGAACACAATGCACACGAGGCAAGGcctaacaaaataaaagaggatGTGGGACACGTGAGCTTGACAATCAGATGGGGATAAACAAACATGGAAATGCATCATAACAGACTAGCGAGCCAAAGGATGAAACACAGAGGGAagaacatgggaacaggtaaGGGAGACAGAACACTGAGACATAACtgggaagagagagagtgacagagagacacaggcgacaggagaaaaacagagacagacaggcaATGAGGGGGTGAgacacagagggagaaaaaaaacataaagacaaGTCATTGAGGGCACGACGGAAGAAGAAACGCAGAAGGAAACTAAACAATCTAAAATAAACCTAAaccctattattattattattattattattattattatagaaagaagaagaacttcTATTTgcatagcacctttcaagaaaGCCAAGAACGCTTTACAAAAGAGTCAGTAAAGGGACAAAAATGGTTGGAGGTTGAAGGCACTGTTGAAGTGTGGAGTGTTGTAATGGTGATGTGTAATTGTGGAAGGAGACGATGAAAGAGAGTTTCATGTTGACTTCAGATATTTATTAATGCGTGGGTCTTATTTCTCCCATGCTACACAGTCAGAGAAAAGATACAGCATCTGCACATTTACAGTTTTACCCACTGTTGCTCCACAAATGGCTATATTTAGGATAGCAtcctcttgcttttttttttgtggggggggtggggggtctcCTGAACTCAATCTCCATCCTAAGCTTGACCTGTGTACATTAGGACCTCTTTGTAATTATAGAAACCAGCACCATTTCTTGAGCCTGCAAACCTGGAAGTAAGTGAGAAGAAGGTTCTTATAACTGATGCATCACGTAACCGGAAGACAGTTGAGATTTATGAGGGTAATATATGTGTGGCCTGATAGCTGAGCTCTGGACTTACTTGGGTTAGTCCAGGATTTTGTTGGACATCCTGAACAGGACCCAAGAAATACCTCTAGAAATTCAGCCAGGCAGTGAGAAAGCCATTGATGAGGATCTTTGCAAAAGTCATTGAGTGGCCAAAGTAGGGAGATGTTCATTAggcgtaaaaaaaaaaagaagctgcttTTGTAACAGATTTCATATGAGCCTGGAATGTAAGTGGGAAATCCAAAATGACACCCAGGTTGCAACCTTCTGAGGATGGTGAGATGGGGCAGGCACATGTGTCAATCAGTAGAACTCAAACCTTCTGGAGCAGAGCCTTGAGGGCCAAAACCAAGAGCTGTTATATTACTGTTGAGTTTAATTAGGTTACATgaattcctttttaaaaacatttatacaCTCAGTTGACAAGTGATTGTGGAGGAAGTGGGTTGGAGGGTTTGATAATGCGATGAATTTGTGTGCCATCAGAATAGGAATTGAAACAAACACCATGACAGAAATTTTTCTGACCAAGAGGAAAAAATGTAGACAGTGTAGAGAAAGGCTGGTTTATAGACCTCACATGATCACCGTGTGTCTGTCTGGCACCCTCTACATTATCACAACACACTGTATACTTTTCCTTTGAGCTTCTCCCACTCCATTTTGGATGAGCAACCTATAGGAATGCCAGTGGTGCATGGAGTCTAATAATTCCCCAAAGGCAAATAAAAGGTTGCTTGACAATTCCAAAATGGGATAATAATATATGGGTCATAATTGGAAATATTGGAATGCTAACCTGAGAATTTGAAGTTTACAGTGTGGACTCCGCAGTCCAAGACACAGAAGCTTCACGCCTGAATCCTGGaggttgttgttactcaggtccagttCTCCAAGACTACCGGACTGCGAACTGAGAACTGAAGATAGAGCTTCCAAGCTTCCTTCTGAGAGGTTGCAATAAGTCAGTCTGGGAAAAAGgaagaatgaaataaaaagtggCGATTTACTACATTTAGCATTGtttaataatgttaatgttagtAAATCTGTTCAACTGATGAAAAACAATGATAGTTGATCAGACCGGAGAGTTTCCGTTTTCCAGTTTGAATTCTTCATTCCAGACAGAAACTTCATTCCTGAATCTTGCATGTTGTTGTGACTCTGGCCCAGCTCTCTCTGAGTAGAGGACTGGGAGCTGCAAACTGAGAACTTGGTTTCACAGTTTCTTCCTGAGTGGCTACAGACACTCAgtctaaaaacacataaataaaaaaacagatgaagaaTAAAAAACTCAACAGGACTGAACAATCATGGTTCAGGGTGGAGTGATGATGTACTAGATCCAACAatatttagtctttttttaatttttcaatgAAGTCGAtcttttttatgcaatttttttttaaatcgatttttaaaaaaacaaacaaaaaaaaagagtaatgcaaaaacaaatagaatGTGACTTGATCTAACCTGAGAGTTTTCAATTTACAGTGTGGATTCTCCAGTCCATCAGACAGAAGGTCCAATCCTGAATCCTCGAGGCCATTGATACTCAGGTCCAGTTCTCTCAAACTAGATGACTgtgagctgagaactgaggacagagatTTCCATCCTATTTCGGAGAGGTTATAGACAGTcaatctaaaaacaaacaaacaaaaagaaaaacaacaaaacattaataTTTGTGATCAAATAAAATCACTTAATAATGAACTTTGACAATGTAACTACAATTCATGGTTAACTTAATAGTTCATGCGTGGGCCTTAGGAGAGAAGGTGCAAAGCAGGTTTGGATCCTGGTAAGTGGGGACTGTTTGAACTGAGGGGTTACAAAAGTCATTTAGTTAACTGCAGGTCACAAGAATTCTTAAATTCACTAAGACAAAGCGTACCCTATGTTGGCTGATAAAAGTTCACAAAATAGAATCTCAAACAAAGACTCAAATTTAAGAAATATAATCAAGACAAAGTGAGGGAAActtacaattcaattcaattcaattcaattttatttatatagcgccaaatcacaacaaaagtcgcctcaaggcgctttatattgtacagtacttACATGTAAACAAAGTGAAATTGAAGCTCaaatgactgaaaaacaggGATACATTGAAGATAATCTATGTTGACTGGGTAGAGAAggcttattttgtttttgtcataagAATATGTGAGATTTTTCTTAAATCTGGCAACAGGAAACCTGAAACAATATGAAGAATATGATTCATTTAATCTTGTTATACAACAAAGAGTGACTGTGCCAGCAAGGctaataataacataaaaaactgaaacctgATCTTTAACTGACCAGTACAGGGATGAAAAGAAATTTTGAGAACTTTGAAAAAACTTAAAGTATTGTGAGTGCTGTGAGACCAGCAGTCCAATAAGTGAAGTCACCTCTTTGTTTAAAAAGTCCAACGAGTATTACCCAGTAGGCAATGTTGTGACTTTCAGTGAAAGGTCTTTTATTAGAATCATcattataaattatattttcttaatTGTTATACTGGTTAAACTTATACTTAACTATATTCTCAACAGTTTTAAGCAATTAAGCATAATTAGCTTTTAGTAAATCCACACATGAATTATAATTCTTTGTTCAAACATTAATACTCTTTCTTTTATTCAAAATCATGGATAACTTTGTGCTGGCGACACATCTCTTTTCTTTCACATTCCTGTAGCCACCCTGCAGACCCACAGTTTGATCCAGTTTGAAACTGGATCCCGTCTACACACAAAAAATCTAGACATTAGacaagacattttcatttctcAAACTGATTCAGACTTTTAGTTTGATTTATTCTCTTGATTATGAATAAAGATCATTTAAAATTATGGAAAAGCTCTGTTATAGCACTCTGATAATTTTAACACATTAGGCTGgatgttatgatttggtgctatatattAAAAATTAATGTTAAGGCCTTTTTACCCCTCCGATGTAATGATAGATGAGCAGAAGATCTATAGTACAGTATAATACCAGAAATGGGCAGTTACTCTAATCcaattttgtttgtgagagtgtctcatgataATGATGTATGAGCGTGCGACATCCGTGGCGGAAACACAtgtgtgtagatcaacaatggatgatatggagtgcaggagagagtacgaccatgcagcatgcagcgtttaaagcttggaagtactgacattagtatgagtttgattccgtaaaaagtgtgGAAAACATTGGCGTCTGCTGTACACTGTGTGGGTGGAAAACGTCTTTCTACGgcgaaaaattaaactttagatctgagcaagcacctagcACGCTGCCAAGGGAATATGAAATTCACACAGAAACCTCCCGATCCCCCCACTGAGATGACTGCTGAAACACCGGCAAACCTCgtgccccactcctgctaaacaggtgaaaatgatCAGTAATtaataactaattacttttttcaagtaacttaaCCAACACTGTATCATATGCTtaactattatttaatttaatagttTTGATTTGTccataatttttaatttatttggcGGTATGGCATGTTACCTACTAATCAGAAGATTGGTGGTTCTATCCCCGCCTGCATGCCAAATAgtcaagatactaaccccaagttgctctctgatgcaacttggggttagcttgtgtgaatggatgaatgagacAAGTTgtgcgctttgagtgctcacatagagtagaaaagtgctatataagaaccagtccatttaccatcaaCTGTCCAGAACAACTCAATACATCTTTACCCTGCACCCAAAGCTTAGGAAAGtgccacagctgtggaagacacTTTATATGGTACCTTTTCACAAGATGCCACAACCCAAAgactatatatatgtatagtgAAGACTGACAGGAAAGCGGAGGTAGAGAGAGGAAGACATGTGGCAAAGGGCCATAGGTCAGACATGAATATTTAATATTGATTTAGTTCTTTGGGAATGCAGATGAAGCTCCtcaagaccttctatgactttGTGATGGCACTGGTCATCTTTAATAGCATCTATTTATTACTTTCCTGTTTAACTTGCTTCTGTTACATTGTGAATATCCCATCTGTTGCACTAATAATGGGTATCTTATTGTATCTTATTACACTGTGCATGCCTCCTTTTGTTAGGTAGAATaaacattataaaaataaatggatgaGTACATATATACTTACAGAGATTTGTTGGAGGCtctgaccactggcagcaacctcagaagagcctcctctgaagcagagaatttcttcaagtcaaacacatccagatctttttccgATGATAGTaggatgaagaccagagctgaccactgagcaggagacagtttatctgtggagagactacCTGAACTCAGCGACTGTTGGATCTTccccactagagaacgatcattcagctcattcagacagtggaacagattaaTGCTTTTTTCTgtagacagattctcactgagttTTTTCTCAATATACTGCACTATTTCCTGACTGGTCTGTGAGATACTTTCTCTCTTTGTCAGCAGGCCTTGCAGGGGATGCTGATTGGTCTGctgtgaaagacccaggaggaagcggaggaacaggTCCAGGTGTCCTTTTAGACTCAGTAAGGACTTGTCCACAGCACAATGGTAGAAGTATCCTGCTGCAGATTCTCTTGTTTCAGACTTCTGGGGGGTTGCCTGTTGATCTTCCAGCAAGTTGAGTCCAGaattgatgaaggtcagatggacatgaagagcagccagaaactcctgaacactcagatggatgaagcagaacaccttgtcctggtacagtcctctctcctctttaaagatctgtgtgaacactcctgagtacactgaggctgctctgatatcgatgccacactctgtcaggtctgattcatagaagatcaggtttcctttctgcagctgatcaaaagccagttttcccagagactcaatcatctccctgctctctggactccagtgtggatctgtgtgagctcctccatcatacttgaccttcttcactttggcctgaatcATCAGGAAATttatgtacatctcagtcagggtcatGGGAAGCTtgcctccctctctggttttcagcaaatcctccagaactgtagcagtgatccagcagaagactgggatgtgacacatgatgtggagacttcgtgatgtcttgatgtgggagatgatcctgctggcctgctttTCATCTCTAAATCTCTttctgaagtactcctccttctgtgggtcagtgaaccctctgacctctgtcaccatgtcaacaCACCCAGGAggaatctgattggctgctgcaggtcgtgtggttatccagagctGAGCAGAAGGTAGAAgattccccctgatgaggtttatcaacAGCACATctactgaggtggactttctagggtcagttaagattttagttttgtggaagtccagaggaagtcgacactcatccagaccatcaaagatgaacacaagcTGGAAGTTTTCAAAGCtacagattcctgcttctttggtttcagtaaagaagagatgaacaagttccaccaagctgaacttttcctctttaagcacattcagctctctgaaagtgaatggaaatatgaactggatgtcctggttggctttgtcttcagcccagtcaaGACTGAACTTCTGTGTTatgactgttttcccaatgccagccactccctttgtcaggactgttctgattggttcatttCTTCCAGGCGAGGCTTTAAatatgtcttcttgtctgattgttgtttctggtctgtctggtttcctggatgctgattcaatctgtctgacctcatgttcatcattgacctctgcagtccctccctctgtgatgtagagctctgtgtagatctgattcagaagagTTGGATTTCCTCctttagcgatcccctcaaacacacactggaacttatTCTTCAAAACAGACTTTATATGACTTTGAGAAGCTCCAATAGGCGATCCTAAAGGACCAAAGGaccaaaaatttaaattaaatagttaaaaggtGCACACAAACTCTCCTTCCCCTAAAGAATATTCATTTCAATACACATTGGTCCATCTTTTGATATATTATGCAAATGTTCCATCTGTTCAGAAGCTTAAATCATTAAAGAAATCCTGTTACTGCCCTGCAGTAGGTCAACCAGGTCCACCTGCTTCATTTCCCTCAGGAAGTTCAGTGTGATTTTTAGAAAcgcctctctgctgctcctcGTCAACACATCCTCATCGTCCATCTGTCTCTCTGACCATTCTGGGCAACCTGGACTCAAAatcttctggatcttcttcagctcagtcttcacaaaagtgatgattttGTCCTCCAGAAGCTGGAACAAAATATTACGTTTCCCATATTGACATATTTTCTATATTGATGAATACTGCAATAAACCACAGTATTGTTAGGCAATGAATTTTCCTATTATTGGTGCGGCTCTCCAAAACAGTTTACTATCTCATGTGGCCCCCTGGGAAAATTAATTGCCAACCCATGTACTATTCAGCATGAACATCACCATATAATGAAATCGTGGAGTCAAATAACAGATGTAAAAGTAGTTGGTGTAGATATACAGAcaataaatatggagtccaggcGTGTTGGGTGTGGCTGTGCAGAACAACCACTGGGAACCTTTTGAGTTTCCCTGGTGGCATCTCTGGAGGAATCACTGAAAATATAAGCACAGGATAAAGATCCAGTAAGAGACATTTTGACAAGTTTACCAGTCCTGTCCTGCTGATACCACTGAAAACAAATAACCCAGTTTAGCATTTGGCTTTTGAGCTTTAGTCCTTAACAACTTTTCCTTGAATTGAGTAGGTTGTCGTGTTCACCGACACAAAGATTTATTCATGTCCAGGGGAGTTTTTGTTTATCCAGAGTTCACCTGATAAGCAGTCTGGACTGCAAACTTTTAGTGGACTATCATTTGATGACATAACTTCATAATAAGAAAATTTAATTTCACCCATTATCAAAAAAGCTTTTAGCGCATGATCCTATGATTGTCAAACCCAAGAAATTTAACTAATCATTAAACTTTCCTTTCTTTGAAGGGTCATGTAAGGGACAGTATTACAGGCAAGGACTTATCCATGCCTTTGTTACATCAAGattagattactgtaattccctTTATACTGGTCTCCATTCTGCCCTTGTTCACAGACTGCAGCtcgttcaaaatgctgctgcgcGTCTCTTAACCGGTAGGTTTGAGTCTATTACTCCAGTTCTTTCCAACCTACACTGGCTCCCCACTAAATAtcgcattgattttaaaatcttattggtcacttttaaaatcataaCACAGTGCCCAGCTATCTTATGGATCTCCTCAGCTTTTATAGCCCTGGGAGAGCACTTAGATCAGCAGGCCAAATGCTCCTGGTGCGACCTAGATCTCGGCTTAAGACCAGAGGTGAGGTAAACACAGAACACAAGGAGTGGGGACACTGCATGGACATGGTGTTTGAATACACATATGTATTTAGGATTTCGGGTTTGGAATCACTTTCACTGTTTTCAATTTGGTGTAAGACTGTTACCCACTTGGCCATGGAGTGGGTGTTTATAGCTGTAAAGTCCAGCTGTTGTGAGTACTGACTACCTTGTATGAGCCCTTTAGTTGCTGGACTTAGCCACAGAAGGACAAGATAGTAGCAGTGTGGTCTCCCTTGTGGTGGGTACCCCCCTTTCTACATTTCCTGGATTGCACAGCACTCTCGATGTGAAGCTGACATGTAATGTACTGTATGTGTCTTTTTGCAACATTTTTAAATAGTAAGCCCCTTGATATAATTCTCCTGCAAACTCTTTGTCCAGTAAATTTGACCACATGGAACCACACAGGTTTTGAAAATATCCAGCCTAAAGCAGTTAAATCAGCTCTCAAAGAGCTCATGTTACTAACAACTCACCTCTCTACATCATACGCCTGCTGGTCTTTGAAATCAATGTCTTCCTGTTTAGACGCATCAGACTTTAAGAACACACTGCTGGGTTTGCATCCAAGTTTATCAGGTCTCCCATAGATACTGTTAGAGAAGAAGAATGTGTTTTCCTTTTGCAGTCACACAAGCTGATGAAGAATTAGAACACCTTCATCATCCCAAACAAAAACTGGTTTGAAGGCTGAGCATGAGCAGAAGGAAACTCCACACTAGTGTTGTAAACACAGTCATTTACTCTGTGCAGAACTATTGATGGTCCTACTGTGAACAACAGGAGTTTAAATGTACGTTAGACATTTTTAATAGAATAAAGGAATTCCTTGCTCAGTGACTTCCTTTGTTCTTTAATGTCAGTTAGTACATTTAAATCCAAATTACACCAAACATGCATGAAAGAGTTAATGTTCCTAACTGTTTACCTG
This window harbors:
- the LOC116311171 gene encoding NACHT, LRR and PYD domains-containing protein 12-like, producing the protein MSFQTDRSEDRPINFTGHQSYAADSIYGRPDKLGCKPSSVFLKSDASKQEDIDFKDQQAYDVESDSSRDATRETQKVPSGCSAQPHPTRLDSIFILLEDKIITFVKTELKKIQKILSPGCPEWSERQMDDEDVLTRSSREAFLKITLNFLREMKQVDLVDLLQGSPIGASQSHIKSVLKNKFQCVFEGIAKGGNPTLLNQIYTELYITEGGTAEVNDEHEVRQIESASRKPDRPETTIRQEDIFKASPGRNEPIRTVLTKGVAGIGKTVITQKFSLDWAEDKANQDIQFIFPFTFRELNVLKEEKFSLVELVHLFFTETKEAGICSFENFQLVFIFDGLDECRLPLDFHKTKILTDPRKSTSVDVLLINLIRGNLLPSAQLWITTRPAAANQIPPGCVDMVTEVRGFTDPQKEEYFRKRFRDEKQASRIISHIKTSRSLHIMCHIPVFCWITATVLEDLLKTREGGVFTQIFKEERGLYQDKVFCFIHLSVQEFLAALHVHLTFINSGLNLLEDQQATPQKSETRESAAGYFYHCAVDKSLLSLKGHLDLFLRFLLGLSQQTNQHPLQGLLTKRESISQTSQEIVQYIEKKLSENLSTEKSINLFHCLNELNDRSLVGKIQQSLSSGSLSTDKLSPAQWSALVFILLSSEKDLDVFDLKKFSASEEALLRLLPVVRASNKSLLTVYNLSEIGWKSLSSVLSSQSSSLRELDLSINGLEDSGLDLLSDGLENPHCKLKTLRLSVCSHSGRNCETKFSVCSSQSSTQRELGQSHNNMQDSGMKFLSGMKNSNWKTETLRLTYCNLSEGSLEALSSVLSSQSGSLGELDLSNNNLQDSGVKLLCLGLRSPHCKLQILSLSGCLIKDKGCNALASALSSNPSHMRDLDLSYNHPGESGINRLSAGLKDPRWRLDNLRVKPAGEQWLRPGLRKYSCQLTIDTNTAYRYLKLSDNNRKVTRVEEVQSYPDHQDRFKYWDQLLCINDLSGRCYWEVEWKGKARISVSYRRIEKGGSDDSVFGFNDLSWSLVCSDEGYSVCHKKRQTSISSSSSSSVSNRVAVYVDCPAGTLSFYRVSSDTLIHLHTFNTTFTETLYPGLGVVWSGSSVTLC